The Anopheles gambiae chromosome 2, idAnoGambNW_F1_1, whole genome shotgun sequence genomic sequence CTAATGTCACTTTCATGAAAAGTAATACAAAATGTAAGTGTATGAGCAGTTTTtatgaaactgctgcactaaccTGCCCAATACTGGCACATTTACCCTATTGTTGAAAAACCCcaatattgtaaaattgttTCAGATCACAAAATTATTCCCTACGATGCTACAATAGTTTTAACAATTAGCCCATAACATTTACAAAGGAATACCTCCACATAGCGTCATGTGAAAGTTcgttattttcattcctttcttCCCCTCTTCGCTGATATGACTGTTACCAGCATAGAGGTAGGCAAAAAGGGACTGGCTTGGGTACAGGGAACTAGAACTGCAGCCTTTACACATTACCCTGATGCGCCTTTCAACGCACTTTTACCTCGCCAAACCAGTTTAGGGATTGGCGAAACATCTGCCGTTTTTGGGATTCCAACAGCTGCGAGAAGTCCGCCAAACGGAAGCGCTTTGTAATTTACGCTCGTTCTGGTGTGTTCAATTGAGAATGGAAACATGGTTACTGGATGTAAAACCAAATAATATAGGGAACGAGACATTGAGAACATGAGAGCAAccttatgaaataaaaatatgaacaaatttgTCATGGAATTCAAGCATTAATCTGGATTGATAGGCCTAAAATTGTTAAAACTGTTGCATAGAAAATACGATTCTCTTAACTACATCTACAGCTATATCGTATCAAAGCAAGCGTCATGAATTTACGCGCTCAAACGTGGCGTTGATTTGCAATCGATGGTGCCTACACCATGGCTGACGCAACACCCCTGAAATATGAGCATTACTTTCAGCGAACCAACACCGACCCCTAGCTGGAAATGGCTAAAAATCGTAGAATGTAGCCAAGATAACAATTTCACAAAATTACGCATCATCTGTAAAAGCGTATCAACGACCCCTGCCACCCCTGCAGCTACTTCATTCTTTTCAGAAAATATTGCGCATCGCAAGCGGCTTGAAGAGACGCGCTTTCTCTGACAACGAATTCATAACCTCAAACACCCGAATGAAACGACCCAAGATAGCTCTTTTTCGCATTGAAAATTGATGGTGGCCCTGAAAAGGGCCGTTTTGTATCGATGGCGGTGCTACAGCACGTTTATCAGCCGGAAGAAAATTTAACCTCCGAAACCGTACAGAGTGCGGCCCTGGCGCTTCAGCGCGTAGACAACGTCCATAGCGGTGACGGTCTTGCGCTTGGCGTGCTCAGTGTACGTCACAGCATCACGGATCACGTTCTCCAGGAACACCTTCAGTACGCCACGCGTCTCCTCGTAGATCAGGCCAGAGATTCGCTTCACTCCACCACGGCGAGCCAAACGGCGGATGGCCGGCTTGGTGATGCCCTGGATGTTATCACGAAGAACCTTACGATGACGCTTCGCTCCGCCTTTGCCCAGTCCTTTTCCTCCCTTGCCGCGGCCGGTCATGATGTATTACGAAATTGATGAGGTATACGGTCAAAGAAAGACTGAAATTATAAACGAACGGCCGAAAACCCGCTGATTATATACTGTTCGTCTCAATCACCCGTACAGTGTATACACACACGTtcaagtgtatgtgtgagacGATGGATTTGCTCAAATTTGCTCAATTGTGGTCGACAAGGGAATTAGGTACAGCCTTGACAAATCTTCGCCGCCATATTGGAAACGGTGCTGTGTACCAGGGGTAGGCAACCTACTAGCATTAGGTATGAGAGCGTTGAAGTCTacattttcgagcagtttttggTACACTTGATAACAAAACGGTAAATAAGTAAGGAtaatgttttgaaatatttgctgTCTGATATTCGCTTTTGAATGCCTGCAGTGAGTCGTGCAAGTTCGTGCAATATCcttcaatatttattttattgtggttatttaaaacaaaatcgtcATGCTTATATGCACTATGGTAACTTCTACTTGAGCTGATATTGTAGCTAAAATACATAAGGTTTTTGGAGCgaatattaaaaatacatttttttagacTACAAACAAGCCGACTATGGTTCTTTCACATTCAGAGAGCGGTACAAACAATTCTATTTCAAAGTGTGAAAGACTGGTGCCGTCAAACATCTTATTACTGTTCCACAAGTTAGATAAGTTAAATGAAGAgggaatattgagtgaagtgctTGTGATTTTTTTAGTAAACTATGTGAAATTATGTGGAATTCAATAGCTTTTAGAGGTTTTCAATAAacatgcacaaaaaaaacacaaatcgtgttgtttatttcattgatgacgccttgcttgaaaataaaacgcaacgaaaaataatccctggcaccgtGGAATAAGGAAGCTGCGTCTTTGAAGTGATTGAAAACTTTTGGAAGAAtggcaaattatttttcatttgagaATTGATGGAGATAATTTGTACTGATTTAACatatgaactgtcaaaaatacaaattcgcgtaactcgagtgtcgcgtaactcgaagaAAGATTGTTTGTTGGTAGATCCcagtaaaattttatgaactttatatttgttcaattaaaatatttgaattcTGCCTTcaattttaatgtttgtttgttggtacAATGTGCTCTGATAACAGATTTTTcgaatatcctcctcataacgcaatatCACCTTTGTGTTGAattgtcatttctcaacaacaCGAATGTACTGACAGCCGGATAAAACGCACCCAGATAAACGTTGTCCCaccccaattgacattttcgaatAACCGGGAATTGGAGCAAACTTCCCTAAACAGGATtattaaacttcccttaaactgcaccagtttaagggaatttagaaaaaatcctttaaaaTAAACTGTGATAaggattttcgtttttttctcctatATTTTCTCGAAAATTATGTTTCCTATCTttatagttggtcatgtagtcgttttgtatttaaataataccgattttttataaaataatgtcacaaaaaaattagcttttgattttaatcaaaacccatattttatgaaattccatatcatatttttataaaatgaGCTCCACGGCATCGTCCATCTATAGAATacagtctaatttacgaactcacTTAATcttagcgctttcaacacacttgatcacacacaagtCCACAATTTCAGgggtatcgagtactaatcgaacagttatggaaaaacaatttcgtGCAAATGTCATATGGAACTGTAAGTCTCATCCGTAATGACAGAACGCCCATGGTTATAATAGAAATGTCGTAGGAGGTAAATTTAGTTATATAACAGAAGAcgatgaaaaatatatggcCGAAGTAagaatgcaaaaaacaaattttacagTTAACAATTGTTTACAGTCTTTCCAcaagttacgcgaataatgcgttccggaaaCATTCGTGTAACTCGAATTTTCGCATAAGTCGAAATCATGCTTAACAGCCTTGTACtacagtagagcgtcgattatccgggcagctcgggaccggatggttgccggttaatcgatttgcacggataatggtccaagaaatgtcaaacgcatacaaaacatatcaaattcactagttttattattaattcacctagaatcaatcgattaatcgttagtagaatattattttaatcaataactgtaggtttcacaactgttcatgaacaaaaatgaatttcgaaaatacccctagacactacagagctgcacaagaaactggtttcccaattgattatcgctgcaaactttcgTACGTAcgaacagctgtcagatttatgcgcacggttaagccgcccgccggttaatccgtccccggaaaatcgacgttctactgtatataCTTGATTTATTACTTGAAAATATACTTGATTTATTATgatttattattgattttagttaatttatgtaatttattatttatttattgcaaaTTATGTAGAACAATCGGTTATTTCTGTATGTTTAgaatttttgaaaacattacaatttatttttcacttgaAAATTCGTGAATAAAATTGTACGAGTTTTACATCTcaactgtcaaaaaaaaaaatttatttaGCTCGAATTCACGGAACTCAAgagtcgcgtaactcggggaaagactgtagcAGTAAAAAGTAAGAAATAATTTGTTATTTTACATACCTCGAGCATAATCCTAAAAAGGAATGTTGTGAATGCAATCATAATTGGTGTGGTAGCTTTTGAACATCTTGTAAGCCCGTCAAAAATGCTCACGTTTGAAATTGCACTAAAATTGTATGGTAAAATAAACttgaaaagcgaaaaaaaccacaaatgcATTTTGGACGGAACGGACAGGAGAAAATTCTGTTACAATTCATTCGGGGGGTTGACTTGAATGCtagctcgaaaactgctcgaatttatATCGCTAGAATTAAAATGCTATGGAGCTGTGACCGTACCTTTTCTTTACCTTTCACATGATCCTATCTCTTCGTCAGCAATAGCAACAATTTATTCAGTGTGTTTTTCATTCCACCACGAAATACAACCATCACGAAACAGCAGAAATGTATAGTGATGAAAGGTATTTCGTTTAATTTGTTGTTATATTGTGTTATTTAAGACAATTTAGCTGTTTTTGCTATCTCACGTCTGGGAATTTGCCGCAAGTCCGCCAAAATTTTAGTTCAGTGGCATACCTCCACGGGTTGAGAGTGTGTTGCGCTTGTAGCTCAATTTGTGGTGAAGTGTGCGCAGCTTAcgttagtgtgcgtgtgttggaaAGGTATAAAAAGAGCGACTTTTTTAGCCTACCACCTTCAAAAATTTTCTGCTTCAAGGCGTGCAGACGTGTGTTACTTTCAACGCGAAAAACTAAGTTTCTCATCAAAGATGGCCCGTACCAAGCAAACCGCTCGTAAGTCAACTGGTGGCAAGGCACCACGTAAGCAGCTGGCCACCAAGGCCGCCCGCAAGAGCGCTCCGGCAACCGGTGGTGTGAAGAAGCCGCATCGTTATCGTCCGGGAACGGTCGCCCTGCGTGAGATCCGTCGTTACCAGAAGTCGACTGAGCTGTTGATCCGCAAGCTGCCCTTCCAGCGGCTGGTGCGTGAAATCGCTCAGGACTTCAAGACGGACCTCCGCTTCCAGAGCTCGGCCGTGATGGCTTTGCAGGAAGCGAGCGAGGCGTACCTGGTCGGACTGTTCGAGGACACGAACCTGTGCGCCATCCACGCCAAGCGTGTGACGATCATGCCGAAGGACATCCAGCTGGCTCGTCGCATCCGTGGCGAGCGTGCCTAAGCGGGCTACGTCTGCTACCCCCTTCTACAAACGGCCCTTTTCAGGGCCACCAATTGTGTTGAAAAGAACTTATTCTATCGATGATTCATCCGAATGCGTTTCCCTGGGCCGATAAGTGAGGTTATGGTGCTAAAGAAGGGTAATATATTGGTCCGCTTGCTGTGATGCGCCTTGAGCTAATTGCTGTGCATTTTTCGGCTTGGTGCAGGGTTTCTGCGTCTCACTTTTTTCAATTGTACAGATATTGTCCTCAGAGCAAGCCATGAATTCCAAGCGAAAAAGTAATAGGGCCAGCGAAATTGCACGAATGAAATCGGTCAGTTAAATTCTTGTcttatttcacattttgtcATTTATTTGGCTTCGGTGGTGTGAAGCGCATTGTCGGTATCCGTCTATTGTGAAGAGACAGCCAGAAGTCTACCCTAGCTACTTTTTGGCGCgttttgtgcgtgtgctttTAATGTGTCGCACCCAAGCAGTTTTGTTAGAACTGTTCCCCAGCGTCTAGTAAGTGTGTGTATAATCTTTCTATTGTATGCGCTTCAGTTTGGAAATTTCCATGCTCCAAACTACGCTTTGCCATTAGTGAAAATCGATAATATTCTGCGAATTTGATAAGTGCAGAACTACCTAATGCTCGTGGTATTTAAAATACTCATTTATGGATGTTACCCTTAATTTTTATAGCTTGCACGGAAAATGGTAGGTACGAATAATTAGTTAAAAGCTtaatttgtgtaaaaaatatgGATGAAtcaatttgatgatttttttctggctggTAGCCCAGTGCGTTACAATCCACAATAATTCGCCATTTTCTGATCATTCCTGTTCGAACAATCGAAGTGTGAACCTCGCGCAAGGCTCGTGCTCATCGTTCAACGACGGTTcctttgtgtgcgtgtggcaaACAGCAGGGCGGGCAGGTACGTTTCCTCGAACCaagcgaaacaaaagaaatccACCGGACGCGCAACGCAGTGCTGCTTAGTTGTGTATTTTTCTACAGTGAGTGTTTCATTGATTCATACTGTACTCCGCTTTTCTGCTAACccatttacatttaattttcTATACTTATTTATAAGTAATATTGGTTGTtttcatggtaaaaaaaatcattttattacttttattgCCTTTACATATACATTTAGTATGTTGTAtagtgtgtgttggttgtgaTTTTTAGCTCGAAGTTAGTcatctttttttaaagaaaaattatcaacttctttttatttcatacaaaagaTTGAATACATATGGTGTCGCATAgaacaaattttaaattattttgatttcctgctgctttcatttttaaaacaataactGGATGTAAGAAATCCAATTTAAATGGAACCTAATTACGAATTTGTCTTTCTTCTGAACGCATGGATTAtatacagtcagtccaaaaagtattcgtctagctgaacattttgcagaaaaaggcgaattatggccgcaataggCATGGCGTGGTAAAAGTACCCATGgggtttgataaagggactatcaatacacacgtactgctaaaaataagcattaaaatagtgcaataacaactaaattatttaaaaaaactaaaaaaagtcgtTTAATGGGCGAGCAAAACGTATTCGTCCATGAGACTTTTGGCATAATATGCGTATGAAAACAAAGGTTATGGAATCAAAAAATGTCCTGATCTTGtttcttattgcatttatAACTATTGGTGACTACTTGCACAACGCAAGAACTCATTTGAACCTTTAAAAAGGCGTATTTTTGATCCACTCATCCTAAAAGACTTGTTCCAATTATTCTCTGGTAGAAATATTGCATTTCCGGACAACATGGCCAAGTTCCattgaaaaaatggcaactgaTATCAAATCGAGAGTCTactaaatcattttcatccGTTTGGTTTCAGCTGGTTTGGCGTTTTGGCCAAATGACAATGCTCTGTATGTTCTCTAGCTCGACTGTTTTTGAAACTTGTGATACATTTTAAGTACATTTTCTCAGAACCTGGACTCAAAGTACTTAAAAACTGCATTATTATGTTTCCCCATCTCGTCTCCTAtcattttgaatcatttttctagcTCTCCTTATCGCACTGAGCCCTAGTATCATGACTCCATGATGCTACCGTTACCCGGGATTTTGATGCTGCATCTTAGTAGACTGTTTTCGCTATACTAGACGGCGACCGTTTGACCTTGGCGAGTTAAACATGTTTCAATATGTTAGTAGAGCCtaatttgaaatgattttttgaatCAATTGATGTTGCTTACCAGATTTGGCCACTTTCTGCGAGTGGGATTAttcaaaaaaacatgtttgtaacAACTCACTCATTCAAGCTATTGCATGACCAGATACgatgaaatgcagcatgaccCATCAATCAAATGTGACCCATTTCTTTTCCTGATCTTATTGGCCATCACAAAATGCACTGATTCCTTggaaaaatttgattttttggacATTAAACCGCTTCTTTTGTTAGATTAACCGTCAAGAATGGCAGTTTGTCACACAATTAGTGTaagaaaaatggccaaactCTGATCAAATGAAGGAACGAGGCCTCCCACACATTTTGTAACCTTCAAAAATGGGTAGGATAGGTTATGCATAAGTTAAAGATACGATTTTTGCCATCATGCTCCAATCATTTAACTCCCCCGCCTTTAGTGCCTCTCTGACCGCttgaagtgcaattgaaacaacagaaatgcattAATATAGAAGGAAGTCACCAGTAGATtgataataaaaatttaattcatgTCTACGTAGTGTTTGTCCagcgtaaataattaaaaagctagatggacgaatactttttgcgcgcccatcaaacgactttttttagttttttatgtattttggttgctattgcactatttaaatgcttattttttagcaaaacgtgtgtattggtggtccctttatcaaacctcATCATTACTTTAATCGCCCCATACgtattgcggccataattcgcctttttccgTAAAATATTCAGTTAGACGAAACCcttttggactgactgtaaCTGCAGAGCTTAGATCTCATTGTTCAGGAAATTATAGTCCCATATCATACGCGTACTACCAATTAAAACCTAATTTGAACTTCATTGTGAACCTAGATCTAACCTTAACTTTATGTTTTATGCACTAAACTTGCTGTTGCCCTgaatcggcggggccccaggcgaccgcctagtccgcctaccgttagatccgccactgatTGGAATATGTGGTAGAAACAATATTGCCAATAACTACTTTGGAAGTTCTTTGACAAAGGTAGCTGGCAATCAACTTAACTAGATAGGATGGAAATTGTAGTCGAAGCAGTTTAAAAACGAGGCCATCATGCCAAACgttgtcaaacgctttttctaTGTCAAGCAGTGCCATCGCTGTGGACATTCGTCTGGTATTGGCGTTGTTAACAATATTAACTACACGTTGCAGGTGATGAGCCACCTCTCCTGAATCCAAATTGCACGTCAGCTAAAGCGTTTGATTCCTCACAATACTCTAGCATTCTGCAGTAAATTACTTTCTCGAATATTTTGCTCAACGCACTCAGTAGTGATAGCCCTCTGAAGCATGTAACCAAGCAAGGGTCTTTTCCCGGTTTGGGAATGGCAACAACTTTCGCTATCTTCCAGTCCTGTGGAAAGTAGCCAAGCTCtaaacatttatttaaaatgttgGTGACCAGCAGCAGAGCACTTTCGCTTAAATGCTTATGCAAGATGTTGAATTGTTGGTCAAATCCTGGTGCTTTGAAATTTGGGCAGACGGAGATAAGTTCTTTAATTTCGTTACATGTTATTCTGGCCTCATCTGGCAAGGCGATGATTGGTTGTGCTAGATTTAGAATGGATGTTCTAACCATGCCTTCAAAGGGACTTTCCATGCTCTCAGATAACATGAGAGCTGCCGTGAATTGCTCTGCTAAGCCCGCTACTTTTTCTTCTGGGGTGAAAAGCACTATGTCATCGTCTTTAAGAGTAAGAATGGGTTTTGGCCTTGATCTTAATATTTTTGTCACCTTCCAGCAGGGGTACGACGCTTTAGGCATGGCTCGAAGCCTATCTCTGAATTGTTGGTTTCTAAAAACCTCTAACCGGGTTTAAACTAACTTGGCAAGATTTCGAAATTCCCTGTAAAGACTTCTATCTCTCGATCGTTGATATCGTTTTCTTACCAGATTTTTGTAGGAGATGAGCCGGATGGTGTCGGCATCTAGCTTCAGCAGATGATACCGAAGCTCAACAACTGGAACCGCACGGTGGACCGCTTCTTCGATGGTTGTGTTAAGCCCTCTCAACGCAGCATCGATATCGTCTGGAGAGTTCAGGGGTACATCCGGGTTTAGATTCTCGTTCAGAGAAGCGTCAAACAAACGCCAGTCAGTTCCGCGGAAGTTCTACGCCAAGTCTCTTGCATGTCAGAGCAGTTGTTACGTTCGGCATTTACAGTTAATTTTCTCTACTTATGTATAACTAATTTTGGTTATTTTCATGGTacaaaattcattttattatttttactgcCTTTAAATAGAAATTTAGTGTGTCGTTTAGTGTTGCACAGCGTGTGTTAGTTGTGATTTTTAGCTCAAAGTTAGTTAACTCTTGCTGTTGCTACACGTATAGCCTGTTAATATTGTTGAATATTCGTAATTTATCTTTATTATTTGCTAATTTAACCTATTCTTAATACTATTATTTACAAAAGCAACAAATGGGTTAAGAATTTGTATTGTTGTTCCGGGTCCGACAACCAAGCCGACCGCGAAGGTTGCAGTGGTTCTGGAGCGCTTGGTAAACCGTCTGCTGCCACGGAACAGAACGTCCCGGGTAAAGGGGTTCGGGAGCGTCAACGGTCCAACTCTCCTGATGGTTTTTGCCATAGGTTTAAGCCATTCATTGAGATCTTTCAAATTAACTATTTGGTCGCCTTTCTCTTGGTTATATTCTGACCATTGGTACTGGAATATTATAGGCAGTTTTTCAACGATCTCGTTAACCAAACACGGATCGTTCAAATATTCGTAATGGTTTAAACTAGTCATGTTAATTACCAGATTTTCCACGGATTCTGAAAGTTCCGGAATCTGCGAATGCCTGTTCACTCGGACTTTCAAAATGTCCTTTAGCAAATCCTTGTATACAAGATCTGTATCGTATGCTTCGCTCGGCTTCTCCTTTCACA encodes the following:
- the LOC1269020 gene encoding histone H3, whose translation is MARTKQTARKSTGGKAPRKQLATKAARKSAPATGGVKKPHRYRPGTVALREIRRYQKSTELLIRKLPFQRLVREIAQDFKTDLRFQSSAVMALQEASEAYLVGLFEDTNLCAIHAKRVTIMPKDIQLARRIRGERA
- the LOC1269019 gene encoding histone H4; translation: MTGRGKGGKGLGKGGAKRHRKVLRDNIQGITKPAIRRLARRGGVKRISGLIYEETRGVLKVFLENVIRDAVTYTEHAKRKTVTAMDVVYALKRQGRTLYGFGG